The genomic stretch ATGTTGGTGATCGTGAACAGGTGATTGAAGACCACCCCTGCCCGATCCCAGAGTTCACGATGGTAATCGGCCTCAAGAGCCGCCTGCGATCCGGGAAGGCTGGCGCCGAGCGGGTTGTAGACCAAGTTCAGGACAAGTCCCGAGCCGTCTACCCCGTAGCCAAGTGCATTCAGACGCCTCAGGGCCTCCATGGACTTCTCGTAGACACCGGGTCCCCTCTGCGCATCGACGTTCTCGGCGGTGTAGCAGGGAAGGCTCGCTACGATCTCGACCTTGTTCTCGGCGAGGAAAGCGGGCAGATCCTCCATGCCGTCCACCAGCATGACCGTGAGGTTGGAACGATCGATGACATGTACTCCGCGCCTCGTCAGCTCCTCGACGAGGAAGCGAAACGAGGGGCACAACTCGGGTGCTCCACCGGTGATGTCCACGGTCTTCGGCACAACCTCGTCAACCAAGTCGAGCACGAGACGGGCAGTCTCCTCGCTCATGGTCTCGGTGCGTGCCGGGCCGGCCTCGACATGGCAGTGGATGCAGGACTGGTTGCACAGGTGCCCCACGTTGACCTGAACCGTGTCCAGCGAGGTGCGCGAAAGTGAGACATCGAGATCCGCGACTATCTCATCGAACGTGGTCGTCTTGTTCTGCCCTTTGTCAGCTGATATGCACATGGCGCTATGAAACCTTCCTGTCAATGTAGTGTCCAAAACGGTCATGTGCGGAGCACAGCAGGATGCTGGCCCGGTCCGGATCCCATCCGTTTTCGAAGCCTTCCTTCGCGCGAGCAACAAGTATGCGTGCCATAAAGAGGACGTGATCTCCGGCATCGATCCGCTGCTCGACCGCGCACTCGATCCACGCGCGGGCCCCTGACAGCCGTGGAGGGGACACGCAGCTCGCTTCCTCGGTGACAAGACCGGCGAGTTCGATCTTGTCGGCACCATGACCGGAGACGTTTCCGCAGACCTCGACGGCCTTCTGCATGGATGTGTCCGCGACGTTGATGACGAATTGGCCGCTCTCCTCGATAAGAGTATGCGTGCGGCTCTTCGGACGAACGCTGATACCCACGAGAGGTGGCGTGTGCGACAGCGGCGTCACCCACGCCACAGCACTCACATCGGGCCGGCCGAGCGCATCGCATGTGGTGATGAGATATACCGGACGCGGATGCAGCAGCGCTGCGATGTCTCGTCCGCCTATGAGTTTCGAAGACTGCAAGCCGGCGGTTCCTTTCCTTACGTGAGAGGAGACAGGTAGATCTTGTTGCGAGAATCCGATATCGCCTTTTTGCCGAGTTCCTCGAGTCCGCGGATGAGTTCGGGCATCCGGGCAACCGGGATACCCATGAACATGAGATCGTCGGAGACATCAGAACTTGCACGGCACCCGTAGCAGCCAAGCGAAATGTTGAGTTCACCGGTCGTGTACGGATATAGCGTCGTCTCGACGCACTGGGCGTTGTAGCCGCTGACATGGAAGTCGAATCTCTTGCCCGTGAAGAAGGATGCAGACATGGCGAGCCACATCATCTGCTCGGGCTGGGCGATAACAGCAATGACATCGGCGGGGTACACAGCATTCGTCAGCGGCGAGACCAAGGTGGCCGCAATCGAACGCGGCTCCAAGTGCGGGCGCTCGGCGCACATCTGCTTCGCAGCCTCGATCGAGGCGAGTTTCTTGAACAGGATGTAGAGCTCCCCGCTCGCGAGTTTGGGCGGTATCTCGGTAAGTCCCAGAATTGCGGTGCCGTCGGGACATGCGTGGCACTTCGCAGACATGAGGAAGGATGCTCCCCGCCTGGCGGCCATGAGCGACTGGCAGTAGCGCAGGCGCTCCTTGGGAGCGGGCACATCCGGCATCGGCGAGCCTTCGGGAATCAGGCTGATCGCCACAGGACTCCAACGCAGTCTCAGCACGCGGGAAAGCGTTTCGGCCCAGGAACGGTAGGTGGCTGCGGTCTCCTCGGCAAGCGGAGGGGCGAACGTGCGAGCCTGCTCGGCGGAGCCACCGGCATCGGAGGTCTCAGTGACGTGGAGCGCTCCGACCGGGCACTGACCCACGCACGTGTCGCACGCCCAACACTCCTCGGGCCGCGCAGCCACAGGCAGGGTGCGCCCGTCGATCTCCTCCATGTCGAAGACGCTTACCGGACAGAACGCCTCACACAACCCACACCCTGTGCAGCGTGCGATATCGAGTTCAATTGCGGGCATCAGATGCACTCCTGCCTTTCGCAGCAAGAAACGGTGGTCATCGAAGCGTTGGTCTCGGCGACAGCCCTACCCCAGGTGGGGTGAAGGCGCGTGCCGCACGTGTTGGTGAGCTGGTAGGAGCAAAACGGAATAAGCCTGCCGTCCTCCATAGCCACAGACATGGAACACTCCCTGATGCGGGCGAGGTCGAAGTTCATGACATCCATGTAGTTCATCACGACGACGGAGAGTCCGCCCTGCGAGGAAAGACCCTTCTTGGCGAGCAGATCGTAGAAGACAGACCCTTGCGGACTCGCGGGGTCATAGTCTTCGACGTACTCGTCCACCGACAACATGCGCGTCACGGGGAGGAATGTCCCGTCCTCCGGAACCAGAAGTGTACCCGTCGTGCATAGAGGATGCGAGGTGCTCAAGGGCCACAGGTCGTAGGGCTCGAGCAGCCCATGGCTTTGCTCGGCGAGCATGAAGACGACATCACCCATGTTGATGGGGACGACCTCTTCGGGCTCAAACCTGCCCGACGTGAATGCGGGCTGGAAAGCAACTCCGACGACCACGTCCGCATTCGCGAGGGCGAAGTCGAGCACGGCCCCCACCTGGTCATGGTTGACGCCGAAGACGACGGCCATAGCCAGCACGACCTGCACACCAGCCTCGCGGCATCGCTCGATTGCTGCGAGCTTGGTGGAGAGGAGCGCACGTCCGCGAATCGTCTCGTAGACGTCGTCGGTGAGTCCGTCGAACTGCAGGTAGACGCCGCTAATACCGGAGTCCCTCAGACTCTCGATGTAGCCCGGCTCGGCGGCGATCCTGACGCCGTTGCTGTTCACCTCAATGGCCTCAAAACCAATGTGCCGACCCATCCTCACAATCTCGGCGAGTTCGTCGCGGACCGTGGGCTCGCCGCCTGTGAGCTGGATGCTCGTCTCCGGTCCGGTTCGGGCCATAGCACCCGCGAACATCGAGCGAAGCGTCTCCATACTGGGGTCGGCAGGGGCTACCCCGGCCGAGACGAAACAGACAGGGCATCTCAGGTTGCACCGCTGCGTGACCTCGATCTCCACCAAAGTGGAGTGGCGCGCATGCGAGGTGCACAGCCCGCAACCGGTTGGACACGGCCGGGTCTGTGGTTGCACAACCCTCGGTGCGACGCCGGGCAACGCAAACCCTTCCACCCAGCGATAGTGCTTCACATCCGGCCATAGGTAGACATCGAAAGACCCGTGCTCGGGACACGATTTCTTCAGATACACGCGGCCATCGCGCTCGACCACGCTTGCTTGGACAACGGTGAGACACACCGGGCACAGGCTCTTGGTGACAGAGATGGTCGTCTCGCCTTGAATGTCTCGCACAGCAGCCGTCTCCATGTCCTATCCCACCTGATCGCACAAAGGACTCGAATCGGCCACGAGGGCGAGATCCTTTGAGAAGAGGTACATCATCTCATCGTCGGTCAGCACGGCGGAACAACTCGCAAGGAGTTCGGCTGCCTTGAGTTCTTCGGGCGTGTTCGCGTTCACGAAAACTGAAAGATCCATGCCAAGTCCGTCGAGCAGATCGGCGCCGTACGTCACCATGTTCACGTTCGGGTACCAGGAGTCCGCTCGCTTCCTGCCTTCGCCAAGTGCGTCTCGCACGGCATCCCGGCAGACGTCCTTTCGGTACACCGCGTGGAACGGCTCATGCCCGGATGCCGTGAGGGGAACAACGGCATCCGCACCCGTCCGGCACATCAGCTGCAACTCAGCTATGAGCAGCGACGAACTCACAAAGGCCATGTCACACGCAAGCACACAGACCAACTCGTGATGAGCGACGGAAAACGCCGTGAAAAGACCACCCAAGGCTCCGCGCCCGGGGAGGAGATCGGGGAACACCTTTAGCCCCAGGTAGGCGAAGCTCTCGGGTGAGTTGCTGGTGATGAGGATCTCGTCGGCAACCGGCGATACCCGCTCGATCACCCGCTCGATCATCGGGCGCCCGAGGAACGGCACCAAGGCCTTGTCCGTGCCCATGCGACGCGACTCGCCCCCGGCCTGAATCACCACGCTCACGCGTGAGCAGTCTCTCCCGCAGCCCGGACCACAGTTGCGTGCTTTGCGCGCGCTCACCGGTCCTGCATCTCCCTCGGGTCGTGCTCCGAGTTAGGAGGCGTCGAGATCACGACACCGTGGACATCGAGCCACCAAAGCGTATGCCTAGGAACGTGCAACGCGGGCTGGTGCGCTCCCGCGTAGCCCAGCGCACGGATGAGTGACGCCGCATGCGCGAGATCGGTCGTGTCGTCGATGTCGGCTACCGGCCCGAGACATGCCACAGGTATATTCTTCTCGGCGGCCTTGGCGATGTAGCCGTCCAGCGCTGCTCTGCCCATCAGGTTGTAGTAGACGCCTGTGGAATCCATAGGAGTCGTGTCGGTATAGCCGATGAGGGAAACGCCGCATTCCTGGCAGGGTGCCTGGACGAATCCCCCCACTTCCGAGTAGGACGAGAAGTAGTCGAGCCACTGGAATGCCGAGACGATATGGCTCGGGGGCATCTGCGGCAAGTCCCCGCCCACCGCCACGACCGAGGAATAGCCGGCGGCGAACAGCTGGGCGAATGCATCGTCGAAATGCTCGTCGAATGTCTTGCCCGAATCGATCATGTAGTTGATTGGCGCGGGCCACGGGCCGCCCTCATCGAAGACCTTCTCAAGGTGCGGCTGGTGTTCTGCGGGGCTGGTGCTCACGAAGAGGTCGTAACGGCGTTGTGCGCCGTCCGTCTCGGCGGCTGCGGCCGCGGAGAGATCGGCAAGTGCCGCGAAAGAGATCTCGGCCATGTCCAGCAGGCAGTGCTTGAAGAAGTCTGCAGCCTCTTCGGGCGTGAAGATCCCGCCCCGCGCCTCGGTGAGCCTGGTCTTCACGACCCCGGGCAGCGGGGCCTTGGCGAAGAGCAGCAGGGCGTGTTTCTTGTCAGGCATAGTGATATTCGCATCCTTCGCTTCTGGTGGCCGTCTTCTTGTCATGTGTAACGGGAAAGATTCTGCAAGGGATCCCATTGTAAGTCCATGTGCCGATGAGAGGATCGGAGCCGTCGAGGTCGGAGTTGGTGAGCACGTTGGCGTTTGAGATCCACGCTCCCCCGAGGTCTGGTTCCACCGGTGGAGCGTCGGGGTACCACCATCCGTACTCCGTGCTGACGACATCCGATGTCATCTCGGTGATCTTCGCCAGGAAGCGTGCCTTGCCGCGCCCGGTTTCCACCTCGATCGCATCACCGTCGGAGATCTCGTAGCGCTTCGCAGTCGTTGCGTTCATCTCGGCGAGAGGGTTGGTATGGAGTTTCGAAAGCGAGGCGATCTGATGATATGAAGAAGCATAGAAAGGCTGCTTGCGCGCTCCAGTGATCAGGGTGAGCGGGAAGCTCTGGTTCACGTCGAGCGTGGGCTTCGGGGTGGGCAGCGGTTCATAGCCGAGCGCCTCGAGAGTGTCGGAATACAGCTCGACCTTGCCGCTCGCTGTTGCGAATCCGCACCTGTCTCCCGTAGCGGGATCGACGTCGTCGTGCTTGAAGTATCCCGGCGCGACGTGATAGAGGCCCGTTCGACAGAACTCCGCGAAGGTTGTGCCTGCCGAGACAAGCGTGGCCGAGATGCTGTCGGCTTGCGTCTCCCAAGGCCAGAACTCGTCTTGGCCGAGGCGAAGGCCCAGCTCTCTCCAGAAGAAGTAGTCGGCCTTTCGCTCGTAGTAGGGCGCGACCGCCGCGTCACCCCCATACGCGATGTTGGACGTACCGGCGTGAGTCTGGAAGAGCGGGCGCTCGAGACCACCGGCCGCCGGAAGAATGTAGTCAGCAAGCATCGCAGTCGAGGTCTTGTAGTACTCAAGCGCCACCAGGAGATCCAGACCCGAAAGTGCGGCGTGAATCTTATCCGTATCGGCCTGCGTCAGCAAAGGATTCGACCCCATGACGATCATCGCCCGCACGGGATACGGGTCGCCCTCGAGCATCGCCCGCCATACGAGATCGGGATGAGCGGAGGTGAGGTAGCGCATCGGAAGACGCTTTCCCGCACGCATCGTGAGTTCGTTCACGCGGTCGTAGCCTTCCGGCGTCTGCAGAATTAGCTGCCCGCTGTTCAGATGGGCATCTCGGCAGGACTGCGACATGAGGTCGGAAAGCTCCAGATCGACCTCGGGCGTAAAGTCGGGCATCTCGGCCACGACCGAGGACCCGGGGCGGTCGACATTCCCGGTGATCGCGCGCAGGATCGCAAGCGCGCGATGGGTGGGCGGCGTGTTCGGGCCGAGCTGGTCGATACCCCGGCCGGAGACCAGCGCCGACGCGGGGCTTTCTGCGAAGATGCGGGCCGCACGCTCGATGTCGGAAGCGGCAACACCGGTGACGTACGAGACAGCGGCGGGAGTGAAGGGCGCCACATGGGCGCGCAGCTCTTCAAAGCCGTGGCACCACTCCTCCACAAACGGGCGGTCGAAGAGGTTCTCGGCGATGATGACATGGATGAGCCCGAGCGCGAGCGTGCAATCGGTGCCCGGCCAGGGGGCCAGCCACAGATCCGCGCGCATGGCCGTGCGAGTCTTCCTGGGATCGACCACGATCAGCGGCTTCTCCCCCGCCGAGAACTCGCGGATCGCCCGCCAGAACGCCGAGTTGTCGGACTCGGCAGGGTTGGTGCCCCAGAGCACGAGAGCGCCGGTGACCTCCGGGTTGAAGTCGGCCTCGATCGGCCAGCCGAACGTGAGCGTATTCATCCAGATGCCGGGGTTCCAGCAGATCTGGCCGATGCCGACGTTGTTGGGGCTGCCGAACAGGTTCATGAAGCGATGCAGCGGCCAGTAGGTCGCATGCGGCCCCCCGATGGAGGTCGCAAGCGTCTCAGGACCGAACCTCTTGGCAAGGCCGGCGAGTCTGGCCGCGATGTCGTCTAATGCAGCTTCCCACGTGACGCGCTCCCACTCTCCGCTTCCGCGCGCACCTACACGCCTCAAGGGATAGTTGACGCGGTCGGGATGATCGAGAATCTCGACGGTCGCGCGCCAGCGCGCACAGCCCTTCTGAATGCGCGGGTCGTAGGGAAAGCGGGACGGGTCCGGCTCAACCGATACCACCCGCCCGTCCTCAACGGTCGCCGTCAATGCGCAGAGATAGCCGCAGAACCGGCAGTTCGTGGGAGCGGTCGTCACGGCCATCTAGGCCACGCTCCCTTCACACAGCTGGTCCGCCGTTGAACAGCCGGAAGCCGCCCATCCCGTGAAACACTGCGCCTGCGACAGGCGCTCGAATACGGATTCGCCCTGTTCACCCGCGAAGAGCGCCTCAAGGCTGGCCCGAACACCCGCCCATTCGATTCTGGTCCCGAAGAAGGCCTCCAGATAATGGAGAACCTCTCCCGGCTCGGAGTGCTTGGACAGCAGATACCCGCATGTCACACATGGAATCACGAGGTGATCGGCGCCGGTGGATCGGAATTCGTCGATTCGGGTGCGCCCGCGGGCCTCGTAGAGATCCGGGTCGACCGCCGAGACCATACCGCCGGAACCGCAGCACATCGTGTTCGCGTGGTGATGCTCCATCTCGACGAGTTCGCAGTCCGAAAGAATCGCCCTGACGTCGTCACCAAAGAGCCCGCATCTGTCGCGGCACGAATCGTGAACCGTCACGCGCCCGAAGTCTGCGATCCGTGCGCCCAACTGCCTCATGACCGCAGATAGGGGGACGACTTCGATGCCGCCCAATCGGCCATCGAGCTCAGCTTGGCAACCGGGGCAGGCCGTGATGACCTTCGTCGCCCCGGTCGCCGAGAAGAGCTCGGCCATGTGCTCGCGGAGCTTCTCGGCGCGGTCGGCGAGGCCGAGGCTGATGAGCGGGCTTCCGCAGCACAGGTCGGAGATCGAGACGCGCACGCCCTGCTCGGCAAGCCATTCGCACGTGCGGCGGGTGAGTTCGGGCGCATAGGTTGCCATAATGCAGCCGGGGAAGAAGACGGCCTCGCAGGACTCTCGGGTCAGATCGTGAAACGAGATCCCGTAGTCGTCGCGGTAGACGCTGAAGAGGTTAAAGTCGTGGTCGACGGCCACCGTCTCGAAGCCTTCCGTGGATAGCACGCTGTCGAGCGCCAGACTTTCCCTAGCCGCCGTCATGACCTGGTGCGCGTCAACATCGACGGGACAGTCAACGCAGCACAACCCGCACAGAGCGCACCGCAGCACGGTGTCGACGACGGTCTGATCGGCATCCGGAGACAGAATGCCACCGGCGACCGCGCTCATGCTCAGACCCGCATCGCCGAGGATGTCGCATGTTCTGGTGCAGGTGCCACACCGCAAGCAGTTTGCAGCCGCGTCGCTCAGACGAGCGACGGCGTTTTCGCGGCTCATCAGGAGTTCACTTCGCGAGCAGGTGCGCCGAGCGGCTGATCTTCCGCGGAGTCGTCCTCGTAGAGCGCGCGAAGGTTCTCGTTGACTTGGACCCAGTCGATCCACACATCGAACACCATCTCCAGGTAATGCAGCACCTCACCGGCGCGCGCTGCGTCATTGAGACGGTGGGCGCAGTTCACGCATGCGGTCACGAGGTGCTCGGCTCCGACGGCCTCGAATTCGGCCATGCGGACACGCGCGAGATCGGCGCAGCGCTGCGGATCAGCCGAGGAGACCAGTCCTCCCGATCCGCAGCAAAGGGTACAAGCCCCCGAATGCTCCATTTCGACAAGTTCGTAGCCGGAGAGAATGTCGCGTACGTCATTGCCGATCGTGAGATCGAACCTGTCCGGGCAGGAATCGTGCACGGTGAGGCGCTCGGATCCCGAGACCCGCATGCGAGCATCCTTGAGAAGCGACGAAAGCGACACGACCTCCACGTCGCCAAGCCGCCCCTTGAGCTGGTAGAAGCAGTTGGGGCATGAGGTGACGACCCGCGAGGCGCCCGTCGTCGCAAGTTCTTCCATCAGATTCGCAAGGCACTCCACTGAGCGCGCAGGAAGTCCGGCAAACGTGAGCGCAGCGCCACAGCACGAATCGATGACGCCCACTGTCGTATCCCGCCGCTCAAGCCACCCGTGTACACGGCGCACAAGCTCGGGAGAGTACGCAGACAACGCGCAGCCCGGGAAGAAGACGGTGTCGCATCGCTCGCGCGCGAGATCCTCAAACGAGATCGAGAAGCGTCGCTTGTAGTCGATGAATGCGTTGAAATCGCAGCCGGTGAAGAGGCCCTCATACCCGAGCGACGATACGACGCCGGCTTGCACAAGCACCTCTCGCGCTGCGAGCATGATCTGTTTCGAGTTCACACCCGAGGGGCACTCCACACAGCATCGGCCGCACAGATTGCAGCGTGAAACCACGTCCACGAGACCGCCGAAGTCTTCGGCAAGAACACGGCCGGCCACCTCCCCGATGGCCAGCCGCTCCTTACCAAGAAGGGCACAGGTATCCGTGCATATTCCGCATGAAGCACACTCATCGTGGGCGGCACTCAGGCTTTTGCGGGCACTTTCAATACTCATTGCGGACTTCCTTGCGTGCCGGACATAAACTTACTCCCACGCCTCCATGAACGCCTCGTCACCCTTGGGCAACCGCTCCCAGTAGCACTCCTCACCTGTGAAAAGGCGCCGGTCATCAGAATAGACAACCAAGAAGCGCAAGAAGATTCCGCCGATGATGGCGAGAACCGGAGCGAGCAGGCCAGCTGCAGCGCCGCCGAGAGCGTAGAGCCCGAGCGGCAGCACAAGCCCGACAAACACGAGCCCGCCCCAGAACGATGCCGAAAAAGAACCCGAGAGCCACCGTGAAGCGGCCCGCTTTGCGGTGGGGTTCGAGGACGTGTACATCATGATGACATAGAGCAGGATCACGATCAGTTCGAAGACGACGAGAACGATATCGAGCGTGTGCAGGGCCTCATGCACTGAGGCAACCTCCTCGGCAGTTCCGGCAAACGGCCAGATACCTGCCAGAAGTGAGTCCGCAGCCGCACCCGTGGACAACCCTGAGACCGTGAAGAGCACGGGCAGCGCGGGAGTGTTCCAGAACGGGCGGGCCTTGAGGCTCGAGAGCATGATGCCCGTGTAGAGCACGACACCCGTGGCAAGCACTAGGTCGATCCCGGCCACTACCTGCTGGAGTCCCGCCATGCCACTCCACGGGAACCATCCCGTGAAGAAGCTGAAGTTGACAGCATTGACGCCGATCAGTATCAGGAGCATCCACGCACCGAAAGTAAGAATCGCTTTCTGCGCCGAGAACACCCTCCAGAACTGCAGCGGGCGACCCAGCTCGAAGATCAGGAAGAAGCAGCCCAGCCCGACGCATGCGGCCGCCACCAGCAGTGCGAGTGCGAATACGTCACCTTTGTTGAAGAAGAGGTCGAACACGGTGGCAAGGATGGTCATGCCGCCGCCCAAGCCCCCCAGAAACAGGTAGCTCGCGATCGGCCACGCCCAGAAGTGTTTCTCTCTCATCCCTGTCCTCCTAACCCAATGATGTAGTAGACCTGCGGATCGGTGTCGAGCTCCTCCAGGAGCCTGACCGTGGCAAGCGAGTTGACCAAACGCGAGACATCGCTATTCGGATCGTCGAGATCTCCAAAGATGCGCGCACGCTGATGGCACGTCTTCACGCAGTGGGGCTCCTTGCCTTCCCTCACGCGGTCCTTGCAGAAGTTACACTTTGCGGCCACACCAAGTTCGTGGTTCATATGACGCGCGTTGTACGGACACGACTGGATGCAAGCCTTGCATCCGATGCACTTGGCGTCTTCGACCCACACGATGCCGTCGGCATCCTGCTGAGACGCGCCGGTCGGACACGCACCGACGCATGCCGGGTTGTCGCAGTGCATGCAGATGAGCGGCATGTGGTTCATGTGCACGTTGGGGTAGACCCCGACGGGCCCGTCTGTGAGAACCGGGTTGTAGATCATGTCGGTCGGCAGTTCGTTCCACGTCCTGCAGGCAACCGTGCACGAGTGGCACCCGATGCAGCGCCTGGTATCCATCACCATCGCGTATCTGGTCATTTGCGGCCCCCTTCCGTGTCCTTGTACACGCGGCACAGAAGCCCTCTGTTCGCCCAGCTGCCGCCCATCGCGTCGCAGTGCGCGTCATCGGTTGCAGTGAGCACGTTGGTGTTGGACTCCAGCGAGCCGAATGGGTCCGCACTGTCGTGCGTGCGCTCGGGGAACCACCAGCCTCTCGGCGTGAAGACGACGCGCTCGTGAATACCGTTTGTAAGGCTTGCTTTCATGCGGATACGACCGCGTAGTGTCTCGATCCAGGTCCAGTCGCCCTCGACGATACCCAGAGAAGCCGCCATCTTGGGGT from Coriobacteriia bacterium encodes the following:
- a CDS encoding molybdenum cofactor guanylyltransferase, whose protein sequence is MSARKARNCGPGCGRDCSRVSVVIQAGGESRRMGTDKALVPFLGRPMIERVIERVSPVADEILITSNSPESFAYLGLKVFPDLLPGRGALGGLFTAFSVAHHELVCVLACDMAFVSSSLLIAELQLMCRTGADAVVPLTASGHEPFHAVYRKDVCRDAVRDALGEGRKRADSWYPNVNMVTYGADLLDGLGMDLSVFVNANTPEELKAAELLASCSAVLTDDEMMYLFSKDLALVADSSPLCDQVG
- a CDS encoding radical SAM/Cys-rich domain protein translates to MCISADKGQNKTTTFDEIVADLDVSLSRTSLDTVQVNVGHLCNQSCIHCHVEAGPARTETMSEETARLVLDLVDEVVPKTVDITGGAPELCPSFRFLVEELTRRGVHVIDRSNLTVMLVDGMEDLPAFLAENKVEIVASLPCYTAENVDAQRGPGVYEKSMEALRRLNALGYGVDGSGLVLNLVYNPLGASLPGSQAALEADYHRELWDRAGVVFNHLFTITNMQIGRYADLLDENGKADDYRQLLASTFNPDTLSSLMCLNQVSVAWDGCLYDCDFNQVLEMPCCDDPALRLGDVSVHEVARRLIGARISTAEHCWACTAGTGSSCGGALAQ
- a CDS encoding (Fe-S)-binding protein, encoding MSRENAVARLSDAAANCLRCGTCTRTCDILGDAGLSMSAVAGGILSPDADQTVVDTVLRCALCGLCCVDCPVDVDAHQVMTAARESLALDSVLSTEGFETVAVDHDFNLFSVYRDDYGISFHDLTRESCEAVFFPGCIMATYAPELTRRTCEWLAEQGVRVSISDLCCGSPLISLGLADRAEKLREHMAELFSATGATKVITACPGCQAELDGRLGGIEVVPLSAVMRQLGARIADFGRVTVHDSCRDRCGLFGDDVRAILSDCELVEMEHHHANTMCCGSGGMVSAVDPDLYEARGRTRIDEFRSTGADHLVIPCVTCGYLLSKHSEPGEVLHYLEAFFGTRIEWAGVRASLEALFAGEQGESVFERLSQAQCFTGWAASGCSTADQLCEGSVA
- a CDS encoding molybdopterin-dependent oxidoreductase; protein product: MAVTTAPTNCRFCGYLCALTATVEDGRVVSVEPDPSRFPYDPRIQKGCARWRATVEILDHPDRVNYPLRRVGARGSGEWERVTWEAALDDIAARLAGLAKRFGPETLATSIGGPHATYWPLHRFMNLFGSPNNVGIGQICWNPGIWMNTLTFGWPIEADFNPEVTGALVLWGTNPAESDNSAFWRAIREFSAGEKPLIVVDPRKTRTAMRADLWLAPWPGTDCTLALGLIHVIIAENLFDRPFVEEWCHGFEELRAHVAPFTPAAVSYVTGVAASDIERAARIFAESPASALVSGRGIDQLGPNTPPTHRALAILRAITGNVDRPGSSVVAEMPDFTPEVDLELSDLMSQSCRDAHLNSGQLILQTPEGYDRVNELTMRAGKRLPMRYLTSAHPDLVWRAMLEGDPYPVRAMIVMGSNPLLTQADTDKIHAALSGLDLLVALEYYKTSTAMLADYILPAAGGLERPLFQTHAGTSNIAYGGDAAVAPYYERKADYFFWRELGLRLGQDEFWPWETQADSISATLVSAGTTFAEFCRTGLYHVAPGYFKHDDVDPATGDRCGFATASGKVELYSDTLEALGYEPLPTPKPTLDVNQSFPLTLITGARKQPFYASSYHQIASLSKLHTNPLAEMNATTAKRYEISDGDAIEVETGRGKARFLAKITEMTSDVVSTEYGWWYPDAPPVEPDLGGAWISNANVLTNSDLDGSDPLIGTWTYNGIPCRIFPVTHDKKTATRSEGCEYHYA
- a CDS encoding flavin reductase family protein gives rise to the protein MQSSKLIGGRDIAALLHPRPVYLITTCDALGRPDVSAVAWVTPLSHTPPLVGISVRPKSRTHTLIEESGQFVINVADTSMQKAVEVCGNVSGHGADKIELAGLVTEEASCVSPPRLSGARAWIECAVEQRIDAGDHVLFMARILVARAKEGFENGWDPDRASILLCSAHDRFGHYIDRKVS
- the nrfD gene encoding polysulfide reductase NrfD, with translation MREKHFWAWPIASYLFLGGLGGGMTILATVFDLFFNKGDVFALALLVAAACVGLGCFFLIFELGRPLQFWRVFSAQKAILTFGAWMLLILIGVNAVNFSFFTGWFPWSGMAGLQQVVAGIDLVLATGVVLYTGIMLSSLKARPFWNTPALPVLFTVSGLSTGAAADSLLAGIWPFAGTAEEVASVHEALHTLDIVLVVFELIVILLYVIMMYTSSNPTAKRAASRWLSGSFSASFWGGLVFVGLVLPLGLYALGGAAAGLLAPVLAIIGGIFLRFLVVYSDDRRLFTGEECYWERLPKGDEAFMEAWE
- a CDS encoding 4Fe-4S dicluster domain-containing protein; this translates as MPAIELDIARCTGCGLCEAFCPVSVFDMEEIDGRTLPVAARPEECWACDTCVGQCPVGALHVTETSDAGGSAEQARTFAPPLAEETAATYRSWAETLSRVLRLRWSPVAISLIPEGSPMPDVPAPKERLRYCQSLMAARRGASFLMSAKCHACPDGTAILGLTEIPPKLASGELYILFKKLASIEAAKQMCAERPHLEPRSIAATLVSPLTNAVYPADVIAVIAQPEQMMWLAMSASFFTGKRFDFHVSGYNAQCVETTLYPYTTGELNISLGCYGCRASSDVSDDLMFMGIPVARMPELIRGLEELGKKAISDSRNKIYLSPLT
- a CDS encoding DUF2064 domain-containing protein, which produces MPDKKHALLLFAKAPLPGVVKTRLTEARGGIFTPEEAADFFKHCLLDMAEISFAALADLSAAAAAETDGAQRRYDLFVSTSPAEHQPHLEKVFDEGGPWPAPINYMIDSGKTFDEHFDDAFAQLFAAGYSSVVAVGGDLPQMPPSHIVSAFQWLDYFSSYSEVGGFVQAPCQECGVSLIGYTDTTPMDSTGVYYNLMGRAALDGYIAKAAEKNIPVACLGPVADIDDTTDLAHAASLIRALGYAGAHQPALHVPRHTLWWLDVHGVVISTPPNSEHDPREMQDR
- a CDS encoding (Fe-S)-binding protein encodes the protein MSIESARKSLSAAHDECASCGICTDTCALLGKERLAIGEVAGRVLAEDFGGLVDVVSRCNLCGRCCVECPSGVNSKQIMLAAREVLVQAGVVSSLGYEGLFTGCDFNAFIDYKRRFSISFEDLARERCDTVFFPGCALSAYSPELVRRVHGWLERRDTTVGVIDSCCGAALTFAGLPARSVECLANLMEELATTGASRVVTSCPNCFYQLKGRLGDVEVVSLSSLLKDARMRVSGSERLTVHDSCPDRFDLTIGNDVRDILSGYELVEMEHSGACTLCCGSGGLVSSADPQRCADLARVRMAEFEAVGAEHLVTACVNCAHRLNDAARAGEVLHYLEMVFDVWIDWVQVNENLRALYEDDSAEDQPLGAPAREVNS
- a CDS encoding radical SAM protein, with the protein product METAAVRDIQGETTISVTKSLCPVCLTVVQASVVERDGRVYLKKSCPEHGSFDVYLWPDVKHYRWVEGFALPGVAPRVVQPQTRPCPTGCGLCTSHARHSTLVEIEVTQRCNLRCPVCFVSAGVAPADPSMETLRSMFAGAMARTGPETSIQLTGGEPTVRDELAEIVRMGRHIGFEAIEVNSNGVRIAAEPGYIESLRDSGISGVYLQFDGLTDDVYETIRGRALLSTKLAAIERCREAGVQVVLAMAVVFGVNHDQVGAVLDFALANADVVVGVAFQPAFTSGRFEPEEVVPINMGDVVFMLAEQSHGLLEPYDLWPLSTSHPLCTTGTLLVPEDGTFLPVTRMLSVDEYVEDYDPASPQGSVFYDLLAKKGLSSQGGLSVVVMNYMDVMNFDLARIRECSMSVAMEDGRLIPFCSYQLTNTCGTRLHPTWGRAVAETNASMTTVSCCERQECI